The proteins below come from a single Gordonia sp. X0973 genomic window:
- a CDS encoding DUF3093 domain-containing protein, translating into MSDAQEQEPSDEEQGSLTPVPEDVGEVLFAEPGSGWWAMAIGPVLIGAILLMEILGPGQVHWVVMGIFFVIITGSAYMFITAARTYASVELTDKTLRCGTRRINLSDIAVIYPEARGSAVEDWQKAPALGELPAVPRGRKGIGIKTTSGKLAQAWARDVDRLRTELTQAHMAVQMGL; encoded by the coding sequence GTGAGTGACGCCCAGGAGCAGGAGCCATCCGACGAGGAGCAGGGCTCGCTCACACCCGTCCCCGAGGACGTCGGCGAGGTACTGTTCGCCGAGCCGGGCAGCGGCTGGTGGGCGATGGCGATCGGCCCGGTGCTGATCGGCGCCATCCTCCTCATGGAGATCCTCGGACCGGGACAGGTCCACTGGGTGGTGATGGGCATCTTCTTCGTCATCATCACGGGTTCGGCCTACATGTTCATCACCGCCGCCCGCACCTACGCCAGTGTCGAGCTGACCGATAAGACGCTGCGTTGCGGGACTCGTCGGATCAACCTGTCCGACATCGCCGTGATCTATCCCGAGGCCCGCGGCAGTGCCGTCGAGGATTGGCAGAAGGCGCCGGCCCTGGGCGAGTTGCCCGCCGTGCCGCGCGGTCGCAAGGGCATCGGAATCAAGACGACGAGCGGCAAGCTCGCGCAGGCCTGGGCCCGCGACGTCGACCGCCTGCGCACCGAACTCACCCAGGCCCACATGGCCGTGCAGATGGGGCTGTAG
- the hemB gene encoding porphobilinogen synthase — protein MTPEPTIRPRRLRTTPAMRRLVAQTEVAPRHLVLPMFVADGIAECKPISSMPGVVQHTVDSLRAAAAEAVSAGVGGLMLFGVPRAEDKDAVGSGADRSDGILNRALAALRSDLGDSTVLMADTCLDEFTDHGHCGVLDSAGRVDNDETLQRYAAMAVAQARAGAHVLGPSGMMDGQVAAIRTALDEAGYADTALLAYTAKYASAFYGPFRDAVDSSLTGDRRSYQQDPANRAEALRELDLDLAEGADMVMVKPAMAYLDILADVAADVTVPVAAYQVSGEYSMITAAAERGWIDRRAAVTESLTAIRRAGASIVLTYWAAEAAGWLRDQ, from the coding sequence GTGACACCCGAACCAACGATCCGTCCGCGCCGCCTGCGCACGACCCCGGCGATGCGCCGCCTCGTAGCGCAGACCGAGGTGGCGCCGCGGCACCTGGTGCTGCCGATGTTCGTCGCCGACGGGATCGCCGAGTGCAAGCCGATCTCTTCGATGCCCGGAGTCGTTCAGCACACCGTCGATTCGCTGCGCGCCGCCGCCGCCGAGGCCGTCTCGGCCGGGGTCGGGGGCCTCATGCTGTTCGGCGTCCCGCGGGCGGAGGACAAGGATGCCGTCGGGTCGGGCGCCGACCGCTCCGACGGAATCCTCAACCGGGCGCTCGCCGCGCTGCGGTCCGACCTCGGCGATTCGACGGTCCTGATGGCCGACACCTGCCTCGACGAGTTCACCGACCACGGTCACTGCGGCGTGCTCGACTCCGCCGGTCGCGTCGACAACGACGAGACGCTGCAGCGGTATGCCGCGATGGCGGTCGCGCAGGCGCGCGCCGGTGCGCACGTGCTGGGGCCCAGCGGAATGATGGACGGCCAGGTCGCCGCGATCCGGACCGCCCTGGACGAGGCCGGATATGCCGATACCGCGCTGCTGGCGTACACGGCCAAGTACGCGTCCGCCTTCTACGGGCCGTTCCGCGACGCCGTCGACTCCTCGTTGACCGGTGACCGTCGCAGCTACCAGCAGGACCCGGCGAACCGCGCCGAGGCGCTGCGCGAACTGGACCTCGACCTGGCAGAGGGTGCCGACATGGTGATGGTCAAACCGGCGATGGCCTACCTCGACATCCTCGCCGACGTGGCGGCCGACGTGACCGTCCCGGTCGCCGCCTACCAGGTCAGCGGCGAGTATTCGATGATCACCGCGGCCGCCGAGCGCGGCTGGATCGACCGCCGGGCCGCCGTCACCGAGTCGCTGACCGCCATCCGGCGCGCCGGCGCGTCGATCGTGCTGACCTACTGGGCGGCCGAGGCCGCCGGATGGCTGCGCGATCAGTAG
- a CDS encoding GTP-binding protein — translation MGDRAPVPVTVVGGFLGAGKTTLLNSLLTQANGRRLAVLVNDFGEINLDAELLGGVAGDEVVALANGCICCSTAAGFLAALRRVVLRDPAPEAIIVEASGVSDPGEILRLLADEEVARHAYTDGVVTVVDAGAGIDDDPAVAGLVARQLGVADLVVLNKADTVDEETLTVRADEVRRTAPRARTINAVEAQVPLDVVLGLERPDGDIADEGNGSGQAGAVFESALVEIDEPLDLARLQAILSRVPEGVYRVKGVVYLSQVPRSRCILQATGRQARIVVGGEWGADDVPRSRLVLIGARGAVDADGLRAALTSAPVGGAHD, via the coding sequence GTGGGGGATCGGGCGCCGGTCCCGGTGACGGTGGTCGGCGGATTCCTCGGCGCGGGCAAGACGACGTTGCTCAACTCGCTGCTGACCCAGGCGAACGGCCGTCGGCTCGCGGTCCTGGTCAACGACTTCGGCGAGATCAACCTCGACGCCGAACTGCTCGGCGGCGTCGCGGGCGACGAGGTGGTCGCGCTGGCCAACGGCTGTATCTGCTGCAGCACAGCCGCCGGATTCCTCGCGGCCCTGCGTCGCGTCGTGCTGCGCGACCCGGCCCCGGAGGCGATCATCGTCGAGGCGTCGGGGGTCAGCGACCCCGGCGAGATCCTGCGCCTGCTCGCCGACGAGGAGGTCGCGCGGCACGCCTATACGGACGGCGTCGTGACGGTGGTGGACGCGGGGGCGGGTATCGACGACGACCCGGCGGTCGCCGGTCTCGTCGCGCGGCAGCTCGGCGTCGCCGACCTGGTCGTGCTGAACAAGGCCGACACCGTCGACGAGGAGACGTTGACCGTCCGCGCCGACGAGGTGAGGCGAACGGCGCCGCGGGCCCGCACGATCAACGCGGTCGAGGCACAGGTGCCGCTGGACGTGGTCTTGGGGCTGGAACGTCCCGACGGCGACATCGCCGATGAGGGCAACGGATCGGGGCAGGCCGGGGCGGTCTTCGAGTCGGCGCTCGTGGAGATCGACGAACCGCTCGACCTCGCACGCCTGCAAGCCATCCTCTCCCGGGTCCCGGAAGGGGTGTACCGGGTCAAGGGCGTGGTGTACCTGTCCCAGGTGCCGCGGTCCCGGTGCATCCTGCAGGCCACCGGCCGCCAGGCGCGCATCGTCGTCGGCGGGGAATGGGGTGCCGACGACGTGCCGCGCAGTCGGCTCGTTCTGATCGGCGCGCGCGGCGCGGTCGATGCCGACGGGTTGCGGGCCGCGCTGACGTCGGCACCGGTCGGCGGGGCGCACGACTAG